Proteins from one Candidatus Zixiibacteriota bacterium genomic window:
- a CDS encoding AMP-binding protein, which yields MKTPATLGQLIDERAALHPENPALIFKDRCWSYREFGLEVDRAAEGFLRLGLKKGERVALMLPNCPEYLFAVFAAAKLGLVFVPVNPSYTADEAEYVLHHSESAAVLTSTDLAPLLDSLRPQLPRLRATIVVGKDNRPGALDWERDFLGDAAAPLAGAAGPDDLASITYTSGTTDRPKGVMLSQYAYAFAPRQRAEGLGWTERDRVLCLLPLFHVNALCHMCIAMLSVGGSIVLTERFSASRFWDEVRQYGATTSSLMRTIPQILLSLPERPDDRDNPLRLVVALLPPEAHVRFEERFDLVAVPSYSLTEDILSVIGPLDKTRRKLGSCGLPLAPQVHRIRIVDDSGRDLPPGRPGEILKQSPAVMQGYFKNPEATAKALVGGWLRTGDLGYVDEDGFLYFVDRLKDIVRRGDENISSEEVERVLNAHPAVAESAVVGVPDPIRGEEVKAFVVLKPPATPDTVPPEELWSFCAGRLAPFKIPRYIEYRLELPKTPSSKIQKNLLRDASKDPAAGAADRLRAGKR from the coding sequence GAATCCGGCGCTGATCTTCAAGGACCGGTGCTGGAGCTATCGGGAGTTCGGGCTCGAGGTCGACCGCGCCGCCGAAGGTTTTCTCCGGCTGGGTCTGAAAAAAGGCGAGCGGGTCGCGCTGATGCTCCCGAACTGCCCGGAGTATCTCTTTGCGGTCTTCGCGGCGGCGAAGCTCGGGCTGGTCTTCGTTCCCGTGAACCCGAGCTACACCGCCGACGAGGCCGAATACGTGCTCCACCACTCGGAATCCGCGGCCGTTCTGACCTCGACGGATCTCGCGCCGTTGCTCGATTCGCTCCGGCCGCAACTGCCGCGCCTGCGTGCGACCATCGTCGTCGGCAAGGACAACAGGCCCGGAGCACTGGACTGGGAGCGGGATTTTCTCGGCGACGCGGCCGCGCCCTTGGCCGGTGCGGCAGGTCCCGACGATCTCGCCTCCATCACTTATACCTCGGGGACCACCGATCGGCCCAAGGGCGTCATGTTGTCGCAGTACGCGTACGCGTTCGCGCCCAGACAGCGCGCCGAAGGGCTGGGCTGGACCGAGCGCGACCGCGTGCTCTGCCTCCTGCCGCTGTTTCACGTGAACGCGCTCTGCCACATGTGCATCGCCATGCTGTCGGTCGGAGGCTCGATCGTTCTCACCGAGCGCTTCAGCGCCTCGCGCTTCTGGGATGAAGTGCGGCAGTACGGCGCCACGACGTCAAGCCTGATGCGCACGATCCCGCAGATCCTCCTGAGCCTGCCCGAGCGGCCGGACGATCGCGACAATCCTCTGAGGCTGGTCGTCGCCCTGCTTCCCCCCGAAGCGCATGTGCGCTTCGAGGAACGGTTCGATCTCGTCGCCGTGCCGTCGTACAGCTTGACCGAAGACATTCTCAGCGTCATCGGACCGCTCGACAAGACCCGGCGCAAGCTGGGGAGCTGCGGCCTGCCGCTCGCTCCCCAGGTGCATCGCATCCGGATCGTCGACGATTCGGGCCGAGATCTTCCCCCGGGCCGGCCCGGCGAGATCTTGAAGCAAAGCCCGGCCGTGATGCAGGGGTATTTCAAGAACCCCGAGGCGACGGCAAAGGCCCTCGTGGGAGGCTGGCTCAGAACCGGGGATCTGGGGTACGTGGACGAGGACGGATTCCTGTATTTCGTCGACCGGCTGAAGGACATCGTGCGGCGCGGGGACGAGAACATCTCTTCCGAGGAGGTCGAACGGGTGTTGAATGCGCATCCCGCGGTCGCGGAGTCCGCCGTGGTCGGCGTGCCGGATCCTATCCGCGGGGAAGAGGTGAAGGCCTTCGTGGTTCTCAAGCCGCCGGCGACGCCCGACACGGTTCCGCCCGAAGAGCTCTGGAGCTTTTGCGCGGGCCGCCTGGCCCCGTTCAAGATTCCGCGCTACATCGAGTACCGCCTCGAACTGCCGAAAACGCCGAGTTCGAAGATCCAGAAAAACCTCCTGCGCGACGCGAGCAAGGATCCGGCCGCGGGAGCCGCCGACCGGCTGCGGGCCGGGAAGCGCTGA
- a CDS encoding cupin domain-containing protein — MSQVDSKTDEARLDALHRRMAENSLGGHWQPREPKPELKPFLWRWPVIYSCLMESGEVVRLGHVDEAAKRRTVQLVNPGIAAQKATSRTLQMSVQLVKPGERAECHRHTPAALRFVVEADGRGYTTVEGERMLMEPGDLILTPNWTWHDHYNPGDKPMIWLDVLDIHLVNHLDANFQENYGEGPAQPVTRPDGYCRQRLGAIRPRAGKVGGGALPYTYKWRDALKALNELSAAGAADPHDGILLEYANPLTGGPTLPTIGCWIQMLRPGEETRPHRHTSSTIYHVVQGEGVTTVGEKKGAGEDLGWETRDCFFVPSSKWHRFKNRSRKEPAIIFSVTDRPVLESLGLYRHEGE, encoded by the coding sequence ATGAGCCAGGTTGATTCGAAGACGGACGAGGCACGGCTCGATGCGCTGCACCGCCGGATGGCGGAGAATTCCCTGGGCGGTCACTGGCAGCCCCGGGAGCCCAAGCCCGAGTTGAAGCCGTTTCTCTGGCGCTGGCCGGTGATCTATTCCTGTCTAATGGAATCCGGAGAGGTTGTCCGGCTGGGCCATGTCGACGAGGCGGCCAAACGGCGCACCGTTCAGCTCGTCAATCCGGGAATCGCCGCCCAGAAGGCGACCAGCCGCACGCTCCAGATGTCGGTCCAGCTGGTGAAGCCGGGAGAGCGAGCGGAATGCCATCGGCACACTCCGGCCGCGCTGCGGTTCGTGGTCGAGGCGGACGGGCGGGGGTACACGACGGTGGAAGGCGAGCGGATGCTCATGGAGCCGGGAGACCTGATCCTCACCCCGAACTGGACCTGGCACGATCACTACAATCCGGGCGACAAGCCGATGATCTGGCTGGACGTGCTCGATATCCACCTCGTCAATCACCTGGACGCCAACTTCCAGGAAAACTACGGCGAAGGGCCGGCTCAACCCGTGACCAGGCCCGACGGCTATTGCCGGCAGCGGCTGGGGGCCATCCGGCCACGGGCGGGCAAAGTCGGGGGAGGCGCTCTGCCCTACACCTACAAGTGGCGTGACGCGCTGAAGGCTTTGAACGAGCTCTCGGCCGCGGGGGCGGCGGATCCCCACGACGGGATATTGCTGGAGTACGCCAACCCGCTGACCGGGGGTCCGACTCTGCCCACTATCGGCTGCTGGATTCAGATGCTCCGGCCCGGCGAGGAAACGCGGCCGCACCGCCACACCAGCAGCACGATCTACCACGTCGTGCAGGGCGAGGGGGTCACTACCGTTGGAGAGAAAAAGGGCGCCGGGGAGGATCTCGGCTGGGAAACCAGAGACTGCTTTTTCGTTCCCTCCTCGAAATGGCATCGCTTCAAGAACCGCTCGAGAAAGGAGCCGGCGATCATCTTTTCCGTGACCGATCGGCCGGTGCTCGAAAGCCTCGGGCTGTACCGCCACGAAGGGGAGTAA
- a CDS encoding DUF305 domain-containing protein, which translates to MTDSKTATLAQAGPAGRHPGTGPSGRPAGSSPYRRELEEAMDNMMKEMHAAGYTGNPDVDFLAMMIPHHQGAVAMARAVLIHGEDPLTRRLAEEIIASQTAEIAAMTRRLEILRRGADPDPGGFPAIHGTRGTDPHR; encoded by the coding sequence ATGACGGATTCGAAGACCGCGACTCTGGCACAAGCGGGCCCCGCGGGCCGTCACCCCGGAACAGGGCCCTCAGGACGACCGGCCGGGTCGAGCCCGTACCGGCGCGAGCTGGAAGAAGCGATGGACAACATGATGAAGGAGATGCACGCGGCGGGCTACACCGGGAACCCCGACGTCGACTTCCTGGCCATGATGATTCCCCATCATCAGGGCGCCGTAGCGATGGCCCGAGCCGTCCTGATCCACGGTGAAGACCCTCTCACCCGTCGTCTCGCCGAAGAGATCATTGCTTCCCAGACCGCCGAGATCGCAGCCATGACCCGGCGGCTCGAGATCCTGCGCCGCGGCGCGGACCCGGACCCGGGCGGCTTTCCCGCGATTCACGGAACGCGCGGCACCGACCCGCATCGGTGA